The Methanocaldococcus jannaschii DSM 2661 genome has a segment encoding these proteins:
- a CDS encoding nSTAND3 domain-containing NTPase produces the protein MEIKWYVKRGFEDNLIDALNTYGSACVLGLAGMGKTTIARYIYTKLRREGVKVVYLTSDEESKTIKF, from the coding sequence ATGGAGATAAAGTGGTATGTTAAAAGAGGTTTTGAAGATAATTTAATAGATGCCTTAAATACTTATGGCTCAGCTTGCGTCTTGGGCTTAGCTGGAATGGGTAAAACTACCATTGCAAGATATATCTACACAAAGTTGAGGAGAGAGGGAGTTAAGGTTGTTTATCTTACATCTGATGAAGAATCAAAGACCATTAAATTTTGA
- a CDS encoding MJ1244 family protein has translation MKILLYLFVESENVGKAINALSEGGITGFFLYDYKGMSPQDWQGFLLDEDPEMAIKAVSDLAQNAVLIGTIVSENKLMEIEKLIDEKLADCKYTIIEIPIEGIIVNMP, from the coding sequence ATGAAAATCTTGTTGTATTTATTCGTTGAAAGTGAAAATGTTGGAAAGGCAATAAACGCTCTATCAGAAGGAGGAATAACTGGATTTTTCTTATATGATTATAAAGGTATGTCTCCCCAAGATTGGCAGGGATTTTTGTTAGATGAAGACCCAGAGATGGCTATTAAGGCAGTTAGTGATTTAGCACAGAATGCTGTATTAATTGGAACTATTGTTAGTGAAAATAAACTCATGGAAATTGAAAAGCTAATAGATGAAAAACTTGCTGACTGCAAATACACGATAATTGAAATTCCTATTGAAGGAATAATTGTAAATATGCCTTAA
- the atwA gene encoding methyl coenzyme M reductase system, component A2 encodes MMLLEVKNVTKKFGDKVVLKNISFTLEEGESLGILGKSGAGKSVLLHMLRGMDGYEPTEGQIIYHVSYCEKCGYVDVPSKAGTPCKKCGNELKKIEVDFWNDKKYTYNLKRKIAIMLQRTFALYGEKTVLENILEALHQAGYEGKEAIDMALKLIKMVKLEHRITHIARDLSGGEKQRVVLARQIAKEPFIFLADEPTGTLDPQTAKLVHSALKELVIKNKISLILTSHWPEVIAELTEKAIWLDKGEIIMEGTSEEVVNKFMETVKEFKKPETEVEIKEDIIKLENVSKHYCSVERGVIKAVDNVTLNIREREIFGLVGTSGAGKTTLAKIIAGVLPPSKGKYWFRVGDEWVDMTKPGPMGRGRAKRYIGILFQEYALYPHRTILENLTEAIGLELPDEFARMKAVYTLVSVGFSEEEAEEILDKYPHELSVGERHRCALAQVLIKEPRVVILDEPTGTMDPITRNTVAESIHKSRIELEQTYIIVSHDMDFVLNVCDRAGLMRNGKLIKVGKPEEIVALLTEEEKQEMFGQK; translated from the coding sequence ATGATGCTATTGGAAGTTAAAAATGTCACAAAAAAATTTGGAGATAAGGTAGTTTTAAAAAACATTTCATTTACATTAGAAGAAGGAGAGTCATTAGGGATTTTGGGAAAGAGTGGAGCTGGAAAATCTGTTCTATTGCACATGTTAAGGGGAATGGATGGTTATGAGCCAACTGAAGGGCAGATTATTTATCATGTCTCCTACTGTGAAAAATGTGGCTATGTGGATGTCCCTTCAAAAGCTGGAACTCCTTGTAAAAAATGTGGAAATGAGCTTAAAAAAATAGAAGTGGATTTTTGGAATGACAAAAAATACACCTATAATTTAAAAAGAAAAATTGCTATAATGCTTCAGAGAACTTTTGCTTTATATGGGGAGAAAACTGTTCTTGAAAATATCTTAGAAGCTTTACATCAGGCAGGTTATGAAGGGAAGGAAGCTATTGATATGGCATTAAAGTTAATCAAAATGGTTAAGTTGGAGCATAGAATAACCCACATTGCAAGAGATTTAAGTGGAGGAGAGAAGCAGAGGGTAGTTTTAGCAAGGCAAATAGCTAAAGAGCCATTTATATTCTTAGCTGATGAACCAACTGGGACCTTAGACCCTCAAACTGCTAAATTGGTTCATTCAGCTTTAAAAGAACTTGTTATTAAGAATAAGATAAGCTTAATCTTAACCTCTCACTGGCCAGAGGTTATTGCTGAGCTAACAGAGAAGGCAATTTGGTTAGATAAGGGAGAAATCATAATGGAAGGAACTTCAGAGGAAGTTGTTAATAAATTCATGGAAACAGTTAAAGAGTTTAAAAAACCAGAAACAGAAGTTGAAATTAAAGAGGACATTATAAAGTTAGAAAATGTTTCAAAACACTACTGTTCTGTTGAGAGAGGAGTTATTAAAGCAGTTGATAATGTAACTTTAAACATTAGGGAGAGAGAAATATTTGGTTTAGTTGGAACAAGTGGAGCTGGAAAAACAACATTAGCAAAGATTATTGCTGGAGTTCTTCCACCTTCAAAAGGAAAATACTGGTTTAGAGTTGGAGATGAATGGGTTGATATGACTAAACCTGGACCTATGGGTAGAGGAAGGGCTAAGAGGTATATTGGTATATTATTCCAAGAATATGCCCTCTATCCACATAGAACTATCTTAGAGAATTTAACAGAGGCTATTGGTTTAGAACTTCCAGATGAATTTGCAAGAATGAAGGCGGTTTATACGTTGGTTTCAGTAGGATTTAGTGAAGAAGAGGCAGAGGAGATTTTAGACAAATATCCTCATGAATTGAGTGTTGGGGAGAGGCATAGATGTGCTTTAGCACAAGTTTTAATAAAAGAGCCAAGAGTTGTTATATTAGATGAGCCTACTGGGACAATGGACCCAATAACAAGAAACACAGTTGCTGAATCAATCCACAAATCAAGGATAGAGTTGGAGCAAACATATATTATTGTTTCACACGATATGGACTTTGTATTGAATGTATGTGATAGAGCTGGATTGATGAGAAATGGTAAGTTAATAAAAGTTGGTAAGCCAGAAGAGATAGTTGCTTTATTAACAGAGGAAGAGAAGCAAGAGATGTTTGGACAGAAGTAA
- a CDS encoding DUF134 domain-containing protein, with protein MSRRGRPKIPRFISEEPKFRIFKPHGVSLTEVDKVILSVDELEAIRLVDYLDYTQEEASKLMGISRRVLWSLLTEGRKKIADALINGKAIVIEGGEYKIRECGFCMRHRFGIKKHCRTWREEL; from the coding sequence ATGAGTAGAAGAGGAAGACCAAAAATTCCAAGATTTATATCTGAAGAACCAAAATTTAGGATATTTAAACCACATGGAGTTTCTCTTACAGAGGTAGATAAAGTTATATTGAGTGTGGATGAGTTAGAGGCAATTAGGTTAGTTGATTATCTTGATTACACACAAGAAGAGGCATCTAAGTTGATGGGAATCTCAAGAAGAGTTTTGTGGAGCTTATTGACAGAAGGTAGAAAAAAGATTGCCGATGCTTTAATAAATGGAAAGGCAATAGTTATTGAAGGAGGAGAATATAAGATTAGAGAATGTGGTTTTTGTATGAGGCATAGATTTGGCATAAAAAAGCACTGTAGAACTTGGAGGGAGGAGCTATGA
- a CDS encoding MJ1244 family protein, with translation MTKRVLFELFVEEKNVGKAINIMTLAGITGFFLHKYRGLSPDKFKNLSKEELEDIEKVYEIIRDESDKAVVIGTVVKEEKAKKIEELLKEKMNNERWTVMKIPILKVKVHRV, from the coding sequence ATGACAAAAAGAGTTTTGTTTGAATTGTTTGTTGAAGAAAAAAATGTGGGTAAAGCAATAAATATAATGACCTTAGCTGGAATTACTGGATTTTTCTTGCATAAATATAGGGGATTGTCCCCAGATAAGTTTAAAAATTTAAGTAAAGAGGAGTTAGAGGATATTGAGAAAGTTTATGAAATTATAAGGGATGAGTCTGATAAAGCAGTTGTTATTGGGACTGTAGTTAAAGAGGAAAAAGCTAAAAAAATAGAAGAACTATTAAAAGAAAAAATGAACAATGAGAGATGGACAGTGATGAAGATTCCAATATTAAAGGTTAAGGTCCATAGGGTCTAA